From Pseudorca crassidens isolate mPseCra1 chromosome 15, mPseCra1.hap1, whole genome shotgun sequence, one genomic window encodes:
- the FLYWCH2 gene encoding FLYWCH family member 2 isoform X1, whose protein sequence is MPLPEPSEQEGESVKAGQEPSPESPEPGTDVVPAAPRKPRKFSKLVLLTASKDSAKVAGAKRKGVHCIMSLGVPGPATLAKALLKIHPEAQRAIEAAPQEPEQKRSKLDTDLSTALPTSCPVLGQAAGREQQLPDAQPRFGPKFPGNRLCVPGPVAFGSMSLESAIPAPALAAGTPRFAPHPFPLFL, encoded by the exons ATGCCCCTGCCCGAGCCCAGTGAGCAGGAGGGCGAGAGCGTGAAGGCCGGCCAGGAGCCCTCCCCTGAGTCCCCTGAGCCGGGCACAGATGTCGTCCCCGCAGCCCCCAGGAAGCCCAGAAAGTTCTCCAAACTGGTGCTGCTGACAGCCTCCAAGGACAGTGCCAAAGTGGCGGGGGCCAAGCGCAAAGGAGTGCACTGCATCATGTCCCTGGGGGTGCCCGGCCCCGCCACCCTTGCCAAAGCCCTCCTCAAGATCCATCCCGAGGCTCAGCGGGCCATCGAGGCCGCCCCCCAGGAGCCTGAGCAAAAACGCAGCAAGCTGGACACAG ACCTGTCCAcggccctccccacctcctgccccgtCCTGGGCCAGGCAGCGGGGAGGGAGCAGCAGCTTCCTGATGCTCAGCCCAGATTTGGCCCAAAGTTTCCTGGAAACAGGCTCTGTGTCCCTGGGCCAGTGGCCTTTGGGAGCATGTCTCTGGAGTCAGCAATCCCTGCCCCTGCTCTGGCAGCTGGGACCCCCAGGtttgccccccaccccttcccccttttcctttgA
- the FLYWCH2 gene encoding FLYWCH family member 2 isoform X2, producing the protein MPLPEPSEQEGESVKAGQEPSPESPEPGTDVVPAAPRKPRKFSKLVLLTASKDSAKVAGAKRKGVHCIMSLGVPGPATLAKALLKIHPEAQRAIEAAPQEPEQKRSKLDTDGKEDGRLAGQPAPSPLVDGEESTMGPIVSREDP; encoded by the exons ATGCCCCTGCCCGAGCCCAGTGAGCAGGAGGGCGAGAGCGTGAAGGCCGGCCAGGAGCCCTCCCCTGAGTCCCCTGAGCCGGGCACAGATGTCGTCCCCGCAGCCCCCAGGAAGCCCAGAAAGTTCTCCAAACTGGTGCTGCTGACAGCCTCCAAGGACAGTGCCAAAGTGGCGGGGGCCAAGCGCAAAGGAGTGCACTGCATCATGTCCCTGGGGGTGCCCGGCCCCGCCACCCTTGCCAAAGCCCTCCTCAAGATCCATCCCGAGGCTCAGCGGGCCATCGAGGCCGCCCCCCAGGAGCCTGAGCAAAAACGCAGCAAGCTGGACACAG ACGGAAAAGAAGATGGAAGGTTGGCAGGACAGCCTGCCCCCAGTCCCTTGGTGGATGGGGAGGAGTCCACCATGGGCCCCATCGTGTCCAGGGAGGACCCGTAG